The Podospora pseudocomata strain CBS 415.72m chromosome 3, whole genome shotgun sequence genome window below encodes:
- the PRS1 gene encoding ribose-phosphate pyrophosphokinase 1 (EggNog:ENOG503NVTN; COG:E; COG:F) — protein MAPAEAELTQFSNGETSVRILTSVREKDVFVVQSGSPKINDTIMELLIMISACKGGSASKVTAVLPYFPYSRQSKKKSHRGAITARMLANLLGVAGVKHIVTVDLHASQMQGFFKCPVDNLHAEPLIARWIRHNVPDWKEAVVVSKNAGGTKRVTSLADALKLNFGMVKEEILKPKVEHMITLVGDVKGRSVFIVDDMIDKPGSWIAAAETVRKRGKAEKVYCIATHGVFGGDCLEQMQACDCIDTIVVTNSYPIPEEKARKASKLVVLDLSFLLAEAIRRNHYGESMSPLFQHVLDS, from the exons ATGGCTCcggccgaggccgagctcACCCAATTCTCCAACGGCGAGACGAGCGTCCGCATCCTCACCAGCGTGCGCGAGAAGGACGTCTTTGTCGTGCAGTCCGGCAGCCCCAAGATCAACGACACCATCATGGAGCTGCTCATCATGATCTCGGCCTGCAAGGGAGGCTCGGCGAGCAAAGTCACTG CTGTCCTGCCATACTTCCCATACAGTCGccagtccaagaagaagtcgCATAGAGGAGCGATTACTGCACGGATGTTGGCCAACCTCCTTGGGGTTGCGGGTGTTAAGCACATTGTCACGGTCGATCTGCACGCGTCACAAATGCAGGGCTTTTTCAAGTGCCCGGTGGACAACCTTCACGCCGAGCCGCTGATTGCTCGCTGGATCAGACACAATGTGCCAGACtggaaggaggcggtggtggtgtccaAGAACGCCGGCGGCACCAAGCGTGTCACGTCTCTTGCCGACGCACTCAAGCTGAACTTTGGCATGGTCA aggaggagattctCAAACCAAAAGTTGAGCACATGATCACGTTGGTGGGCGACGTGAAGGGCCGTTCGGTCTTCATCGTGGACGATATGATCGACAAGCCCGGCTCGTGGATTGCTGCGGCCGAGACGGTACGGAAGCGTggcaaggccgagaaggtgTACTGTATTGCAACACATGGTGTCTTTGGAGGCGATTGCCTTGAGCAGATGCAGGCTTGTGATTGCATCGACACCATCGTGGTGACCAACAGCTATCCGATACCCGAAGAGAAGGCGCGCAAGGCCAGCAAGCTGGTGGTTCTCGATCTGTCGTTCCTCCTGGCTGAGGCGATTCGCAGAAACCACTACGGCGAGTCGATGTCGCCACTGTTCCAGCATGTCTTGGACTCGTAA
- a CDS encoding hypothetical protein (COG:S; EggNog:ENOG503Q404): MGIPHLKRNLEPYAERGAIAPCNVVVDGPALAYHVLSLASRTTIKTSPFEQPPYELLGRTAIQWLEKMEECGLTIAHIYFDGYLPTSKRPERMQRLIRSTKELFKYHSTTVTGVSRERSRRKGEKKVDLFPASIGGETRSKPPPPAFLVPAVLDALRGSKYGPITEVMGGEADGYCAVHVRKSGGLVLTSDSDLLVHDLGENGGVIFFTDIDLDSENSKLVAPQFRHAEICRKLSIKPDVGFSYMAFEISADPHLTLEQAAERSRRGEAVMYSREEYDSFIKTYLLPETAPKTVATCGLQLDPRISELVLRYLQITTTASKEKDASLEMFLPFLLDCPSRTSAWEVSKPIRKLAYSLLQSGQKTSLKTVSEMRRLQTLSSGSQVDILPSSKVEEECSHLLSNISKIKAHITDPELLWVVLSIYLDIDRTVERAKGHPLSLEILTQEARGKLNEYSWDVLQVFAQVQATFYSLRMLEQILNLQERKGNAVDVITALSDLPSLDKFLSLADFTETLQRLREAGGLGCLIDLCSDMEDMIPHIEAIGKPPKSKKDRKRKAQSGAVEGHEVRARPSNPFELLNSRDD, encoded by the exons ATGGGCATACCTCATCTCAAAAGAAACCTGGAGCCCTATGCAGAGCGGGGTGCCATTGCGCCGTGCAATGTTGTTGTCGACGGCCCTGCCTTGGCCTATCATGTTCTCAGTCTGGCGTCTAGGACAACCATAAAGACCTCGCCCTTTGAACAACCGCCATATGAGTTGTTGGGGCGAACAGCGATACAATGGCTCGAGAAAATGGAGGAGTGTGGATTGACCAT TGCGCACATCTACTTTGACGGCTATCTCCCCACCTCAAAGCGACCTGAACGTATGCAAAGACTTATCAGGTCGACCAAGGAACTCTTCAAGTACCATTCGACCACGGTGACAGGAGTATCAAGAGAACGTTCTCGTCGCAAGGGTGAGAAGAAGGTCGATTTGTTTCCTGCCTCTATCGGGGGAGAAACGAGATCtaaaccacctccacctgccTTTCTTGTACCTGCCGTCTTGGATGCGTTGCGTGGCTCAAAGTATGGCCCAATAAcggaggtgatgggtggagaggcagaTGGGTACTGTGCTGTTCACGTTCGAAAGTCGGGAGGGTTGGTCTTGACTTCAGATTCAGATCTCTTGGTCCACGATCTTGGTGAGAATGGAGGTGTGATATTCTTTACAGACATCGACCTCGACTCAGAAAACAGCAAGCTTGTCGCTCCTCAGTTTCGACATGCAGAAATCTGCCGCAAACTGTCCATCAAGCCCGACGTGGGCTTCTCCTACATGGCATTCGAGATCTCGGCAGACCCCCACCTCACACTTGAACAGGCCGCTGAAAGAtcaaggagaggagaagctgtGATGTACAGCCGGGAAGAGTACGATTCGTTCATCAAGACGTATCTGTTGCCCGAGACGGCACCAAAAACAGTCGCTACTTGTGGATTACAGCTCGACCCAAGAATATCCGAGCTGGTTCTCCGTTATTTGCAGATAACTACAACAGCCtcaaaggagaaggatgcaTCCCTCGAGATGTTTCTACCGTTTCTTCTCGACTGCCCATCCCGAACAAGTGCCTGGGAGGTGAGCAAACCTATCAGGAAGCTGGCCTATTCTCTTCTACAGTCGGGCCAGAAAACCTCTCTCAAGACAGTTTCCGAGATGAGGAGGCTTCAAACACTGTCTTCGGGATCACAGGTCGATATTCTACCATCATccaaggtggaagaagaatgcAGTCATctcctcagcaacatcaGCAAGATAAAGGCACAcatcaccgaccccgagCTACTTTGGGTAGTACTGTCTATCTACCTAGACATTGACAGGACAGTAGAACGAGCCAAGGGCCACCCCTTAAGTCTCGAAATCCTGACTCAGGAAGCGAGAGGCAAGCTGAACGAGTACTCCTGGGATGTTCTCCAAGTCTTCGCACAGGTACAAGCAACGTTTTACTCTCTCCGAATGCTTGAGCAGATTCTCAACCTCCAAGAGAGGAAAGGAAACGCAGTGGATGTTATTACCGCCCTGTCAGATCTCCCATCTCTCGACAAGTTCCTATCACTTGCAGATTTTACGGAGACGCTTCAACGTCTGAGAGAGGCCGGCGGACTCGGTTGTCTTATTGACCTCTGCTCAGACATGGAGGATATGATCCCACATATTGAAGCCATCGGGAAACCACCAAAGAGCAAAAAggacagaaaaagaaaggcgCAGTCAGGGGCTGTGGAGGGCCACGAAGTTAGAGCACGGCCGAGCAACCCGTTTGAGTTGCTGAACAGTCGAGATGACTGA
- the LIA1 gene encoding deoxyhypusine hydroxylase (BUSCO:EOG09263JZO; COG:C; EggNog:ENOG503NW2E), translated as MSDTLSSIASLRSSLTAESTPLPVRFRALFSLKHLAVTAPSPTSPEALAAIEAIAAAFTSPSALLKHELAYCLGQTHNLAAVPYLTKVLEDLAEDPMCRHEAAEALGALGDTGSLEILKKYKHRQGEDVSVRETCEIAIERIEWESSEERKREKLRQSDFASVDPAPPMPQGEETPSVEELRKTLMDTTKPLFLRYRAMFALRDLASPPDLPTAVPAVLALAEGFADNSALFRHEIAFVFGQLSHPASIPALTGALSNTEEASMVRHEAAEALGSLGEEPGVEETLKKFLHDKEKVVRESCIVALDMAEYEKSNEAEYALIPEVTA; from the exons ATGTCCGACACGCTCTCGTCGATCGCTTCCTTGAGGTCCTCCCTCACAGCCGAAagcacccccctccccgtccgcTTCCgcgccctcttctccctcaagcACCTAGCCGTaaccgccccctcccccacctcccctgaAGCCCTCGCCGCAATCGAAGCCATCGCCGCAGCTTttacctccccctccgccctcctcaagcaTGAGCTCGCTTACTGCCTGGGCCAGACCCACAACCTCGCCGCAGTCCCCTACCTGACCAAAGTCCTCGAAGATCTCGCCGAAGATCCCATGTGCAGACACGAAGCAGCCGAAGCTCTCGGCGCGCTAGGCGACACCGGAAGCCTGGAGATTTTGAAAAAGTACAAACACAGACAAGGAGAGGACGTCAGTGTAAGGGAGACTTGTGAAATCGCCATTGAGAGGATAGAGTGGGAGAGTAgtgaggagagaaagagggagaagctTAGGCAGAG TGACTTTGCCTCGGTGGATCCTGCCCCTCCCATGCCCCAGGGCGAAGAGACACCAAGTGTCGAGGAGCTGCGCAAGACGCTCATGGACACCACCaagccccttttcctccgATATCGCGCCATGTTTGCCCTTCGCGATTTGGCGTCTCCTCCTGATCTCCCGACTGCTGTCCCCGCTGTTTTGGCATTGGCCGAAGGCTTCGCGGATAACTCTGCGCTTTTCAGACATGAAATTGCTTTTGTTTTCGGGCAGCTGTCGCATCCTGCTTCTATTCCCGCGCTGACTGGTGCATTGAGTAACACGGAGGAGGCGTCGATGGTGAGGCacgaggctgccgaggcgCTGGGCAGCTTGGGTGAGGAGCCCGGAGTGGAGGAGACGCTCAAGAAGTTCTTGCACGATAAagagaaggtggtgagggagagctGTATTGTTGCGCTGGATATGGCCGAGTATGAGAAGAGCAATGAGGCGGAGTATGCCTTGATTCCGGAGGTCACTGCTTAA